A single region of the Candidatus Methylomirabilis sp. genome encodes:
- a CDS encoding twin-arginine translocation signal domain-containing protein yields the protein MELSRRHFLKATGATTAALAAGLGFDLKPVHAYAQSLRIKEAKVFPGVCPYCAVGCAQLIYVKDNKIIDIEGDPNTPHTEGALCPKGSSTYQISINERRITKGLYRAPGSDRWEEKPLSWMMEQVAERVKKTRDATFVETEKGITVNRTDGLAWMGSSVLDNEENYLIAKLARSLGIVYLENSARVCHSATVPALGATFGRGAMTTNLIDVINADVIMPTSNWAECHPVSYKWVM from the coding sequence ATGGAACTCTCGCGGCGGCATTTCCTGAAAGCGACGGGTGCGACCACGGCAGCGCTGGCCGCCGGCCTGGGCTTCGACCTGAAGCCGGTCCACGCCTACGCCCAGTCGCTCCGGATCAAGGAGGCGAAGGTCTTTCCGGGCGTCTGTCCCTATTGCGCGGTCGGGTGCGCCCAGTTGATCTATGTGAAGGATAACAAGATCATTGACATCGAGGGCGACCCGAACACGCCCCATACGGAGGGCGCGCTCTGCCCGAAGGGCTCCTCGACCTATCAAATCTCTATTAACGAGCGCCGGATCACCAAGGGCCTCTACCGGGCCCCGGGCTCGGATCGGTGGGAGGAGAAGCCCCTTTCCTGGATGATGGAGCAGGTCGCGGAGCGGGTGAAGAAGACCCGGGACGCCACGTTCGTGGAGACGGAGAAGGGGATCACGGTCAACCGGACCGACGGACTGGCCTGGATGGGCTCCTCGGTCCTGGACAACGAGGAGAACTACCTGATCGCCAAGCTGGCACGGTCCCTCGGGATCGTCTACCTCGAGAACTCGGCCCGCGTCTGCCACTCGGCCACGGTGCCGGCTCTCGGCGCGACCTTCGGTCGGGGCGCGATGACCACCAATCTGATCGATGTCATCAACGCCGACGTCATCATGCCCACCTCCAACTGGGCGGAGTGCCACCCGGTCAGCTACAAGTGGGTGATGAA